In one window of Thiobacillus sp. DNA:
- a CDS encoding group II truncated hemoglobin, with product MQNHYERIGGEEKVRQLVGRFYDHMDELPEVWDIRKLHGESLDNSRQKLFDFLSGWMGGPQLYVEKHGHPMLRRRHLPFPIDSAARDQWMHCMRLALDEVVEDPRLRQELYQAFLKVADHMRNQAQSQMAQAGGLHHVSD from the coding sequence ATGCAAAACCACTATGAACGCATCGGTGGCGAAGAGAAGGTCCGGCAACTGGTGGGCCGTTTCTACGACCACATGGACGAACTTCCGGAGGTATGGGACATTCGCAAGCTGCATGGCGAATCCCTGGACAATTCCCGGCAGAAGCTGTTCGACTTCCTGTCCGGCTGGATGGGCGGACCCCAGCTTTACGTGGAGAAACACGGCCACCCCATGCTGCGCCGCAGGCACCTGCCCTTCCCCATCGACAGCGCCGCCCGGGATCAGTGGATGCACTGCATGCGGCTGGCCCTGGACGAAGTGGTGGAGGACCCGCGCCTGCGCCAGGAGCTGTACCAGGCCTTTCTGAAGGTGGCCGACCACATGAGAAACCAGGCCCAGAGCCAGATGGCCCAGGCGGGCGGCCTGCACCATGTCAGCGACTGA
- a CDS encoding anthranilate phosphoribosyltransferase produces the protein MHSSHSPDYQKVMHSIIQRIATGPDLSKDIAQDEAYLGMKGILEDRVDPVQAGIFFIALRMKRETEAENKGILDAILETTQRVTADVDEVVDIADPYDGYNRCLPAAPFLPALLAELGVPAVNHSVEAVGPKYGVTARHVLLAAGVNVDLDTADAARRLADPAIGWSYVDQARYNPGLHDLVKLRTRIIKRQAVTTVEVLAKPIQGRRRTHFVTGYVHKPYPPIYAMLARHAGFDTGIIIRGVEGGVIPSLRQAGKVWVYQDRGEELETDIDPLALGIEQSVRSVPLPEDLPKSERAGDEVAIMVDVNATAAAAARAGLAALKGDKGATYDSLVLGAATILHHIGKAPSLHAAAELARAALDSGRAAARVC, from the coding sequence ATGCACAGCAGCCATTCCCCCGACTATCAGAAGGTGATGCATTCCATCATCCAGCGCATCGCCACCGGCCCCGACTTGTCCAAGGACATTGCCCAGGACGAAGCCTACCTGGGCATGAAGGGCATCCTGGAAGACCGGGTGGACCCCGTGCAGGCGGGCATCTTTTTCATCGCCCTGCGCATGAAGCGGGAGACGGAAGCGGAGAACAAGGGCATCCTGGACGCCATCCTGGAAACCACCCAGCGGGTCACGGCGGACGTGGACGAGGTGGTGGACATCGCCGACCCCTACGACGGCTACAACCGCTGCCTGCCCGCCGCCCCCTTCCTGCCGGCCCTGCTGGCGGAACTGGGCGTGCCCGCCGTCAACCACAGCGTGGAGGCCGTGGGGCCCAAGTATGGCGTCACGGCCCGCCACGTGCTGCTGGCCGCCGGCGTGAACGTGGACCTGGACACCGCTGACGCCGCGCGGCGCTTGGCGGATCCTGCCATCGGCTGGAGCTACGTGGATCAGGCCCGGTACAACCCCGGTCTCCACGATCTCGTAAAACTGCGTACCCGCATCATCAAGCGCCAGGCCGTCACCACCGTGGAAGTGCTGGCCAAGCCCATCCAGGGCCGCAGGCGGACCCACTTCGTCACCGGCTACGTGCACAAACCCTATCCCCCCATCTATGCCATGCTGGCCCGTCACGCGGGATTCGATACAGGCATCATCATCCGCGGCGTGGAAGGGGGCGTGATTCCCTCACTGCGCCAGGCGGGCAAGGTCTGGGTCTACCAGGACCGGGGCGAGGAACTGGAGACGGACATCGATCCCCTGGCCCTGGGCATCGAGCAGTCCGTGCGTTCCGTGCCCCTGCCGGAAGACCTGCCCAAGTCCGAGCGGGCCGGGGACGAGGTGGCCATCATGGTGGACGTGAACGCCACCGCCGCCGCGGCCGCCAGGGCTGGCCTGGCCGCACTGAAGGGTGATAAGGGCGCCACCTACGACTCCCTGGTGCTGGGCGCCGCCACCATCCTGCACCATATCGGCAAGGCCCCCAGCCTGCATGCGGCCGCCGAACTGGCCCGTGCCGCCCTGGACAGCGGCAGGGCCGCGGCCCGGGTGTGCTGA
- a CDS encoding DUF302 domain-containing protein, which yields MYAFTCDVALPFDQAVEKFKQALADEKMGVVSEINVSHIMKAKLNTDMPPYAILGACAPGLAKRVIDSDPNAGALLPCGVAAMALDANTTRFSFQDPETMAGVTTNPVMHEVAKEAKTMLLRVKDNLGK from the coding sequence ATGTACGCATTCACCTGTGACGTAGCCCTGCCCTTCGACCAGGCCGTGGAGAAATTCAAGCAGGCCCTGGCCGACGAGAAGATGGGCGTGGTTTCCGAGATTAACGTCTCCCATATCATGAAGGCCAAGCTGAACACAGACATGCCCCCCTATGCCATCCTGGGCGCCTGCGCCCCCGGCCTGGCCAAGCGGGTCATCGATTCCGACCCCAACGCCGGCGCCCTGCTGCCCTGCGGCGTGGCCGCCATGGCCCTGGATGCCAACACCACCCGTTTCTCATTCCAGGACCCGGAAACCATGGCGGGCGTCACCACCAACCCGGTGATGCACGAGGTAGCCAAGGAAGCCAAGACCATGCTGCTGCGGGTGAAGGATAATCTCGGAAAATAA